DNA from Sorangium aterium:
CGCCGCGGGCATCGACCTGCCGGAAGAAGCAGCTCGCGCTCCCCGTGTGGCACGTCGGTCCGCGGGGCTCCGCGAGGATCAGGAGCGCATCCCCGTCGCAGTCGGCGTGGATGCTCGTCACCGCGAGCGTATTGCCGCTCGTCGCCCCCTTCTCCCAGAGCTCGCCCCGCGATCGGCTGAAGAAGGTGGCGCGCCCCGTCTCGAGCGTCCTGGCGAGCGACTCCCGCGTCATGTACGCGAGCATCCGGACCTGCCCGGTCAGCCGATCCTGCACGACGGCCGGCACGAGCTTGCCCTCTCCGAATGCGATCTTCACGGTCTATGCCTCTCCGGTGGTGTCGGGCGCCTCGGCGGCGCCGTGTTCGCGGGCCGTCGCCCGGCCCTCGTCCTTTGCGCTGCCGCGCCTGGCGCCGGCCTTCGACGGCGCGCTCGGCTTCTTTCTCGGCGTGTCGTCCTCGTCCTCGTCGTCCTGGTCCTCGTCGTCGTCTCCGTCTGCTTGCCTGTCGGCGGCCGCGGCGGGGCTCTCCGGGAGGCTGAGCGCCATCGCCTGCTCCGGGTGGTCCAGGGCGGCCTTGTGATAGACCGCGAACGCGATCGACGCGGCGATCCCGGTCGCCAGCGCGACGGCCTGGGAGGTCGAGTACTGGAGGGTCGCCGAGGCGGCGAACGTCTCGGGCCTGAGGGCCAGGTACAGGGCGATCGCGGGACCGAAGGACAGCACCTGCGTCACCTTGCGCACCACGTTGTCGCGGAGGAGGTGGGAGAACCCGATCGTGTACCCCACGGCGAAGATCACGAGGCCGGCGGGGAGCAACACGTGCTCCGGGAGCGTCGGCGGGATCGAGCCGCGCTCCGCGTCGTCGCGGAGGAGCTCGAGCAGGTAGCGGCAGACGCCGTAGGAGAACGTGAAGATGAGGAAGATCTCGCCACGGAACTTCTGCCGTCGGCGCGCGAGGAGCAGGAGCGCGAGCAGCCCTGCGCCGACGAGCGACTCGTAGATCTGCGTCGGGTGCACGGCGAGCGACGCCTCGGCGGTCGGATCCAGCCCGCGCTCCTTGACGTGCTGCACCCACGCCGGGGACCCGCTGCCGTGGTCCAGCGTGCCCTCGGCCCAGCGCGGGAACGTGCCGAGCTTCTTCAGCCAGGCGGGCGCCGTCTCGCCGAGCGGACGGCCGAAATCGCAGCCGAAGAGGTAACACCCGATGCGCGTGATCATCAGGCCCGAGGCGAGGCTCGGGACGGCGACGTCGGCCCAGGGGAGCAGCGGGATGCGATGGGAGCGCAGGAACAGGTACGAGCCCAGGAAGCCGCCCAGGAAGCCGCCGTACGCCACGAGCCCGCCGCGGCGGATGTCGAACATCGCGCCGAACGAGTCGAACTCGTCGAGGTTCGTGAGGATGTAGAGCACGCGCGACCCGACGACCGCGGCGAGGGCGGTGACGACGTAGCAGTTGGCCATCGTCTCCTTCGGCAGGCCGTCGCGCTCCGCGAGCCCGAGCGTCAGGTACCAGCCGACCACGAGCGAGAGCCCGAGCATGACACCGTAGCTGTAGATGGGCAGCGGACCCAGGGTGTAGGTCTGCTCCTTGACCTGGGAGGCGATCGCGGCGAGCGCGACGCCTGCGATGCCCGCGGTCGCCGCGCCTGGTTTGTTCTTCGCGATGAGCAGCCCGATCGCGCCCGCGAAAGCGATGCCCGCAGCGATCAGGAAGACCCAGAGCAGGGGCACGGTCCAGGCGGGCAGCGGGACGCGAAACAGGATGGGATGCATGGCGCCTCTCCTTACGCCTGGGCTTGGGGACCATCAAGCATCGTCTCTCGCGCATGACGCAGCGAGCCAAGGCGCTCGCTGACGCTGGTCCCACCGCGTCGGGCGATCTCGATGTGCCCGGGCCGTCAGCGAAGCGCGGCGCTCTCCCCATCCTGTCGACGGCGCCCGCGAAGCGACCCTCGAAGTCCGCGCGCGCCGCTGCTAGCATCGATTCCGTGCTCTCTGGCCGTGCCACCGTCGGGGTCTTCGCAGTGCCTGGACTGCTCGTGAGCGCGGCGTGTGTTCCTGAAGGGCCGGCCACGGGGGATGCGAGCGCGCGGCCGGCCGGGACGGTCGCACCGTCGGTCTCCTCGACCGCGGGTGCAGCTCAGGGAGCGCAGGGGACGGGCGTGTTCGAGGACGACTTCAACCGGTCGGCGCTCGGCCCCGACTGGAACGCCCTGAGCTCCAAGTGGGCGATCGACGAGGGGCAGCTCTGCGTGCGCGCCGCGAGGAACCGCGGCGTGTGGTTGAATCGGCCGCTGCCGCAGAACGCCCGGATCGAGTTCGAGGCCATCGCCGAGGCCCCGGACGGCGATCTCAAGGCCGAGCTCTGGGGAGACGGTCGGAGCGGGGCGACGGCGGCGAGCTACACGAACGCGACGAGCTACCTCGTGATCCTCGGAGGATGGAAGAACACCAAGCACGTGCTCGCGCGCCTCGACGAGCATGGCGCCGATCGGCTGGAGATCGACGTGGATCCAGACAGCGACGACGACCGAGCGCGCCCGGTCGCACCGGGGCAACCGTATCGCTTCCGGATAGAGCGTCGTGACGGCAGGACCCTCTCCTGGTCGGTGAACGACGTCGAGTATCTGGAGCTCAGCGACCCTGCTCCGCTCTCCGGTCCAGGGCACGAGCACATGGGCTTCAACGCATGGGATGCGCCGGTCTGCTTCGACAACCTGCGCATCACGCCCCTCTAGCCGCGATGGAATCGGGTGAGGTCGAGCGGGAGCTCGAGGAGCTGGAGACGCGCATCGAGCGGCTGCGCGCGCTCTACGAGCAGTATTTCATGGGGATCGAGCGGC
Protein-coding regions in this window:
- a CDS encoding prolipoprotein diacylglyceryl transferase, which produces MHPILFRVPLPAWTVPLLWVFLIAAGIAFAGAIGLLIAKNKPGAATAGIAGVALAAIASQVKEQTYTLGPLPIYSYGVMLGLSLVVGWYLTLGLAERDGLPKETMANCYVVTALAAVVGSRVLYILTNLDEFDSFGAMFDIRRGGLVAYGGFLGGFLGSYLFLRSHRIPLLPWADVAVPSLASGLMITRIGCYLFGCDFGRPLGETAPAWLKKLGTFPRWAEGTLDHGSGSPAWVQHVKERGLDPTAEASLAVHPTQIYESLVGAGLLALLLLARRRQKFRGEIFLIFTFSYGVCRYLLELLRDDAERGSIPPTLPEHVLLPAGLVIFAVGYTIGFSHLLRDNVVRKVTQVLSFGPAIALYLALRPETFAASATLQYSTSQAVALATGIAASIAFAVYHKAALDHPEQAMALSLPESPAAAADRQADGDDDEDQDDEDEDDTPRKKPSAPSKAGARRGSAKDEGRATAREHGAAEAPDTTGEA